In Lotus japonicus ecotype B-129 chromosome 5, LjGifu_v1.2, one genomic interval encodes:
- the LOC130717829 gene encoding probable ATP-dependent DNA helicase CHR12 isoform X2, giving the protein MATVIGEEEDKKEHAKTLICALNLLSRDLPLPSHLLTSVSSIYHNNHHDDVGDSGEGLIADLEDAVLNQRLSRVSGSKLEEARGNRYQTQIQNRLNQLQELPSSRGDDLQSKCLLEYYGLKLAELQSKVRSDVSAENWLNVKCAYPDRQLFDWGMMRLRRPLYGVGDPFAMDADDQLKKKRDVERLSRLEEVEKNHIETRKRKFFAEVLDTVRDFQLQIQASLKRRKQRNDGIQAWHGRQRQRATRAEKLRFQALKSDDQEAYMRMVKESKNERLTTLLEETNKLLVNLGAAVQRQKDNKHLDGIEPLEESEADLPESDASKNGVSKESPLDEEIDSDHNGDSRDLLEGQRQYNSAIHSIQEKITEQPSILQGGELRQYQIEGLQWMISLFNNNLNGILADEMGLGKTIQTISLIAHLLEYKGVTGPHLIVAPKAVLPNWMSEFSTWVPSITTVLYDGRLEERKAMKEELSGEGKFNVLITHYDLIMRDKAFLKKIHWRYLIVDEGHRLKNHESALARTLDSGYHIQRRLLLTGTPIQNNLQELWSLLNFLLPNIFNSVQNFEDWFNAPFADRVDVSLTDEEQLLIIRRLHQVIRPFILRRKKDEVEKCLPEKSQVILKCDMSAWQKVYYQQVTDVGRVGLDNGSGKSKSLQNLTMQLRKCCNHPYLFVGDYDMYKRKEIVRASGKFELLDRLLPKLRRAGHRVLLFSQMTRLMDVLEIYLRLHDFKYLRLDGSTKTEERGTLLKKFNAPDSPYFMFLLSTRAGGLGLNLQTADTVIIFDSDWNPQMDQQAEDRAHRIGQKKEVRVFVLVSVGSIEEVILERAKQKMGIDAKVIQAGLFNTTSTAQDRREMLEEIMRRGSRALGNDVPSEREINRLAARSDEEFWLFEKMDEERRQEENYRSRLMEEHELPDWVYSPLNKDDKAKEFNASVTGKRKRKEVVYADTLSDLQWMKAVENGEDMARLSGRGKRRDRVSSDSIAQASDNAVAEESLLYRAESASMASERTSEEDSFHVTPASKRFKPEGTNFQRHAYEDVRGSGLNQHLLSWNTHRKKRSNFPGPGSSSDSRGQSSNGKANWN; this is encoded by the exons ATGGCCACCGTGATAGGTGAGGAGGAAGACAAGAAGGAGCACGCCAAAACACTCATCTGCGCCCTCAATCTCCTCTCACGCGACCTCCCTCTTCCCTCTCACCTCCTCACCTCCGTCTCTTCAATCTACCACAACAACCACCAC GATGATGTAGGGGATTCTGGAGAAGGTTTAATTGCAGATCTTGAAGATGCTGTGTTGAATCAGCGGCTGAGTCGTGTGTCAGGTTCCAAATTGGAGGAAGCGAGGGGAAACCGGTATCAAACTCAGATTCAAAACCGGTTGAACCAGCTTCAAG AATTGCCTTCAAGCAGGGGAGATGACCTGCAGTCGAAGTGCCTGCTTGAATATTATGGACTAAAG CTAGCAGAGTTGCAGTCAAAGGTTCGATCTGATGTGAGTGCTGAAAACTGGCTAAATGTTAAATGTGCATATCCTGACAGGCAATTGTTTGACTGGGGCATGATGAGATTGCGCCGTCCACTGTATGGTGTTGGAGATCCATTTGCCATGGATGCTGATGATCAGTTAAAAAAGAAACGGGATGTTGAG AGACtgtcaagattagaagaggtgGAGAAAAACCATATAGAAACtagaaaaaggaaattttttgCAGAAGTACTTGATACTGTCCGTGATTTCCAATTACAAATTCAAGCTTCTTTGAAGCGGAGAAAACAGAGGAATGATGGCATCCAG GCATGGCATGGAAGGCAAAGACAACGAGCAACCCGAGCAGAGAAATTGAGATTCCAAGCCTTGAAGTCTGACGATCAAGAAGCTTACATGAGAATGGTGAAAGAGAGTAAGAATGAAAGATTAACTACGCTTCTTGAAGAAACAAATAAACTACTTGTAAATTTAGGAGCAGCTGTTCAACGTCAAAAGGACAACAAACATTTAGATGGTATTGAACCCTTGGAAGAGTCCGAAGCTGATTTGCCTGAGTCAGATGCTTCAAAGAATGGGGTTTCTAAGGAATCACCTCTAGATGAAGAGATAGATTCTGATCATAATGGTGATTCTAGAGATTTACTTGAAGGTCAGCGGCAATACAATTCTGCCATACACTCGATTCAGGAAAAA ATCACTGAGCAACCGTCTATACTTCAAGGTGGGGAATTAAGACAATACCAGATAGAGGGGCTCCAATGGATGATTTCTTTGTTTAATAACAACTTAAATGGAATTTTGGCTGATGAAATGGGACTTGGGAAGACAATACAAACAATTTCGCTTATAGCACATCTTCTGGAATACAAGGGTGTAACTGGTCCACACTTGATTGTTGCTCCAAAGGCTGTTCTGCCAAATTGGATGAGTGAATTCTCAACATGGGTTCCTAG CATTACTACTGTTCTTTACGATGGAAGGCTGGAAGAAAGGAAAGCAATGAAGGAAGAATTGTCAGGAGAGGGGAAATTTAATGTTCTTATAACACACTATGATCTTATAATGAGAGATAAAGCATTTCTCAAGAAAATTCATTGGCGCTACTTGATTGTGGATGAAGGGCACCGATTGAAGAATCATGAGTCTGCTCTAGCAAGAACCTTGGACTCTGG CTATCACATTCAACGAAGACTTCTTTTGACTGGTACCCCAATTCAGAACAATTTGCAGGAATTGTGGTCCCTGCTTAATTTTCTCCTTCCTAACATTTTCAACTCAGTTCAGAATTTCGAGGACTGGTTTAATGCTCCCTTTGCAGACCGAGTTGATGTCTCTTTAACAGATGAAGAACAGCTATTGATCATCCGGCGTCTGCATCAA GTGATAAGGCCCTTCATCTTAAGAAGGAAAAAGGACGAGGTAGAAAAATGTCTTCCTGAGAAATCTCAGGTCATACTCAAATGTGATATGTCCGCCTGGCAGAAAGTATATTATCAACAAGTTACTGATGTAGGCAGAGTTGGCTTAGACAATG GTTCTGGAAAATCAAAAAGTCTACAGAACTTAACAATGCAACTCAGAAAGTGTTGCAACCATCCCTACCTCTTTGTGGGAGATTATGATATGTATAAACGTAAGGAGATTGTCAGAGCATCGGGTAAGTTTGAACTTCTAGACCGTTTGCTACCAAAACTTCGCAGAGCTGGACACAGAGTCCTCCTTTTCTCACAAATGACTCGACTCATGGACGTTCTTGAAATTTATTTGCGACTTCATGATTTCAAGTATCTTAGACTTGATGGCTCAACAAAAACAGAGGAAAGAGGCACTCTGCTAAAGAAATTCAATGCTCCTGACTCCCCATACTTTATGTTTCTCTTGAGCACCCGTGCGGGGGGTCTTGGTTTGAACTTGCAAACAGCAGATACTGTTATAATTTTTGACAGTGATTGGAACCCGCAAATGGATCAACAAGCAGAGGACCGAGCACATCGCATTGGACAAAAGAAGGAAGTTAGGGTTTTTGTCTTGGTTAGTGTGGGATCAATAGAAGAGGTGATTTTAGAGCGTGCAAAACAAAAGATGGGCATTGATGCCAAAGTCATTCAGGCAGGACTTTTCAACACTACTTCAACAG CCCAGGACAGGAGAGAAATGTTAGAGGAGATTATGCGTAGAGGTTCAAGGGCGCTTGGGAATGATGTGCCCAGTGAGAGAGAAATTAACCGGCTTGCTGCTCGATCAGATGAGGAATTTTGGCTGTTTGAGAAAATGGATGAAGAGAGAAGGCAAGAGGAAAATTACAGATCTCGTCTGATGGAAGAGCATGAATTGCCAGATTGGGTGTATTCTCCACTTAATAAGGATGATAAGGCCAAAGAGTTCAACGCTAGTGTTACTGGAAAGCGGAAAAGGAAAGAAGTGGTATATGCAGACACATTGAGTGATCTACAATGGATGAAGGCTGTGGAGAATGGGGAAGACATGGCAAGGCTTTCAGGTAGAGGGAAAAGAAGAGACCGCGTCTCATCTGACAGCATTGCACAAGCCAGTGATAATGCGGTGGCGGAAGAAAGTTTACTATATAGAGCTGAAAGTGCTTCCATGGCAAGCGAAAGAACAAGTGAAGAAGATAGTTTCCATGTGACCCCTGCCTCAAAGAGATTCAAGCCTGAAGGAACAAATTTCCAGAGACATGCGTACGAGGATGTCAGAGGAAGTGGTTTAAACCAGCATCTGTTATCCTGGAATACTCACAGGAAGAAGAGATCAAACTTTCCTGGGCCGGGTTCATCATCCGATTCTAGAGGGCAAAGTTCAAACGGAAAAGCAAACTGGAACTGA
- the LOC130717829 gene encoding probable ATP-dependent DNA helicase CHR12 isoform X1 produces the protein MATVIGEEEDKKEHAKTLICALNLLSRDLPLPSHLLTSVSSIYHNNHHVRNDDVGDSGEGLIADLEDAVLNQRLSRVSGSKLEEARGNRYQTQIQNRLNQLQELPSSRGDDLQSKCLLEYYGLKLAELQSKVRSDVSAENWLNVKCAYPDRQLFDWGMMRLRRPLYGVGDPFAMDADDQLKKKRDVERLSRLEEVEKNHIETRKRKFFAEVLDTVRDFQLQIQASLKRRKQRNDGIQAWHGRQRQRATRAEKLRFQALKSDDQEAYMRMVKESKNERLTTLLEETNKLLVNLGAAVQRQKDNKHLDGIEPLEESEADLPESDASKNGVSKESPLDEEIDSDHNGDSRDLLEGQRQYNSAIHSIQEKITEQPSILQGGELRQYQIEGLQWMISLFNNNLNGILADEMGLGKTIQTISLIAHLLEYKGVTGPHLIVAPKAVLPNWMSEFSTWVPSITTVLYDGRLEERKAMKEELSGEGKFNVLITHYDLIMRDKAFLKKIHWRYLIVDEGHRLKNHESALARTLDSGYHIQRRLLLTGTPIQNNLQELWSLLNFLLPNIFNSVQNFEDWFNAPFADRVDVSLTDEEQLLIIRRLHQVIRPFILRRKKDEVEKCLPEKSQVILKCDMSAWQKVYYQQVTDVGRVGLDNGSGKSKSLQNLTMQLRKCCNHPYLFVGDYDMYKRKEIVRASGKFELLDRLLPKLRRAGHRVLLFSQMTRLMDVLEIYLRLHDFKYLRLDGSTKTEERGTLLKKFNAPDSPYFMFLLSTRAGGLGLNLQTADTVIIFDSDWNPQMDQQAEDRAHRIGQKKEVRVFVLVSVGSIEEVILERAKQKMGIDAKVIQAGLFNTTSTAQDRREMLEEIMRRGSRALGNDVPSEREINRLAARSDEEFWLFEKMDEERRQEENYRSRLMEEHELPDWVYSPLNKDDKAKEFNASVTGKRKRKEVVYADTLSDLQWMKAVENGEDMARLSGRGKRRDRVSSDSIAQASDNAVAEESLLYRAESASMASERTSEEDSFHVTPASKRFKPEGTNFQRHAYEDVRGSGLNQHLLSWNTHRKKRSNFPGPGSSSDSRGQSSNGKANWN, from the exons ATGGCCACCGTGATAGGTGAGGAGGAAGACAAGAAGGAGCACGCCAAAACACTCATCTGCGCCCTCAATCTCCTCTCACGCGACCTCCCTCTTCCCTCTCACCTCCTCACCTCCGTCTCTTCAATCTACCACAACAACCACCACGTTCGTAAC GATGATGTAGGGGATTCTGGAGAAGGTTTAATTGCAGATCTTGAAGATGCTGTGTTGAATCAGCGGCTGAGTCGTGTGTCAGGTTCCAAATTGGAGGAAGCGAGGGGAAACCGGTATCAAACTCAGATTCAAAACCGGTTGAACCAGCTTCAAG AATTGCCTTCAAGCAGGGGAGATGACCTGCAGTCGAAGTGCCTGCTTGAATATTATGGACTAAAG CTAGCAGAGTTGCAGTCAAAGGTTCGATCTGATGTGAGTGCTGAAAACTGGCTAAATGTTAAATGTGCATATCCTGACAGGCAATTGTTTGACTGGGGCATGATGAGATTGCGCCGTCCACTGTATGGTGTTGGAGATCCATTTGCCATGGATGCTGATGATCAGTTAAAAAAGAAACGGGATGTTGAG AGACtgtcaagattagaagaggtgGAGAAAAACCATATAGAAACtagaaaaaggaaattttttgCAGAAGTACTTGATACTGTCCGTGATTTCCAATTACAAATTCAAGCTTCTTTGAAGCGGAGAAAACAGAGGAATGATGGCATCCAG GCATGGCATGGAAGGCAAAGACAACGAGCAACCCGAGCAGAGAAATTGAGATTCCAAGCCTTGAAGTCTGACGATCAAGAAGCTTACATGAGAATGGTGAAAGAGAGTAAGAATGAAAGATTAACTACGCTTCTTGAAGAAACAAATAAACTACTTGTAAATTTAGGAGCAGCTGTTCAACGTCAAAAGGACAACAAACATTTAGATGGTATTGAACCCTTGGAAGAGTCCGAAGCTGATTTGCCTGAGTCAGATGCTTCAAAGAATGGGGTTTCTAAGGAATCACCTCTAGATGAAGAGATAGATTCTGATCATAATGGTGATTCTAGAGATTTACTTGAAGGTCAGCGGCAATACAATTCTGCCATACACTCGATTCAGGAAAAA ATCACTGAGCAACCGTCTATACTTCAAGGTGGGGAATTAAGACAATACCAGATAGAGGGGCTCCAATGGATGATTTCTTTGTTTAATAACAACTTAAATGGAATTTTGGCTGATGAAATGGGACTTGGGAAGACAATACAAACAATTTCGCTTATAGCACATCTTCTGGAATACAAGGGTGTAACTGGTCCACACTTGATTGTTGCTCCAAAGGCTGTTCTGCCAAATTGGATGAGTGAATTCTCAACATGGGTTCCTAG CATTACTACTGTTCTTTACGATGGAAGGCTGGAAGAAAGGAAAGCAATGAAGGAAGAATTGTCAGGAGAGGGGAAATTTAATGTTCTTATAACACACTATGATCTTATAATGAGAGATAAAGCATTTCTCAAGAAAATTCATTGGCGCTACTTGATTGTGGATGAAGGGCACCGATTGAAGAATCATGAGTCTGCTCTAGCAAGAACCTTGGACTCTGG CTATCACATTCAACGAAGACTTCTTTTGACTGGTACCCCAATTCAGAACAATTTGCAGGAATTGTGGTCCCTGCTTAATTTTCTCCTTCCTAACATTTTCAACTCAGTTCAGAATTTCGAGGACTGGTTTAATGCTCCCTTTGCAGACCGAGTTGATGTCTCTTTAACAGATGAAGAACAGCTATTGATCATCCGGCGTCTGCATCAA GTGATAAGGCCCTTCATCTTAAGAAGGAAAAAGGACGAGGTAGAAAAATGTCTTCCTGAGAAATCTCAGGTCATACTCAAATGTGATATGTCCGCCTGGCAGAAAGTATATTATCAACAAGTTACTGATGTAGGCAGAGTTGGCTTAGACAATG GTTCTGGAAAATCAAAAAGTCTACAGAACTTAACAATGCAACTCAGAAAGTGTTGCAACCATCCCTACCTCTTTGTGGGAGATTATGATATGTATAAACGTAAGGAGATTGTCAGAGCATCGGGTAAGTTTGAACTTCTAGACCGTTTGCTACCAAAACTTCGCAGAGCTGGACACAGAGTCCTCCTTTTCTCACAAATGACTCGACTCATGGACGTTCTTGAAATTTATTTGCGACTTCATGATTTCAAGTATCTTAGACTTGATGGCTCAACAAAAACAGAGGAAAGAGGCACTCTGCTAAAGAAATTCAATGCTCCTGACTCCCCATACTTTATGTTTCTCTTGAGCACCCGTGCGGGGGGTCTTGGTTTGAACTTGCAAACAGCAGATACTGTTATAATTTTTGACAGTGATTGGAACCCGCAAATGGATCAACAAGCAGAGGACCGAGCACATCGCATTGGACAAAAGAAGGAAGTTAGGGTTTTTGTCTTGGTTAGTGTGGGATCAATAGAAGAGGTGATTTTAGAGCGTGCAAAACAAAAGATGGGCATTGATGCCAAAGTCATTCAGGCAGGACTTTTCAACACTACTTCAACAG CCCAGGACAGGAGAGAAATGTTAGAGGAGATTATGCGTAGAGGTTCAAGGGCGCTTGGGAATGATGTGCCCAGTGAGAGAGAAATTAACCGGCTTGCTGCTCGATCAGATGAGGAATTTTGGCTGTTTGAGAAAATGGATGAAGAGAGAAGGCAAGAGGAAAATTACAGATCTCGTCTGATGGAAGAGCATGAATTGCCAGATTGGGTGTATTCTCCACTTAATAAGGATGATAAGGCCAAAGAGTTCAACGCTAGTGTTACTGGAAAGCGGAAAAGGAAAGAAGTGGTATATGCAGACACATTGAGTGATCTACAATGGATGAAGGCTGTGGAGAATGGGGAAGACATGGCAAGGCTTTCAGGTAGAGGGAAAAGAAGAGACCGCGTCTCATCTGACAGCATTGCACAAGCCAGTGATAATGCGGTGGCGGAAGAAAGTTTACTATATAGAGCTGAAAGTGCTTCCATGGCAAGCGAAAGAACAAGTGAAGAAGATAGTTTCCATGTGACCCCTGCCTCAAAGAGATTCAAGCCTGAAGGAACAAATTTCCAGAGACATGCGTACGAGGATGTCAGAGGAAGTGGTTTAAACCAGCATCTGTTATCCTGGAATACTCACAGGAAGAAGAGATCAAACTTTCCTGGGCCGGGTTCATCATCCGATTCTAGAGGGCAAAGTTCAAACGGAAAAGCAAACTGGAACTGA
- the LOC130717829 gene encoding probable ATP-dependent DNA helicase CHR12 isoform X3, which translates to MMRLRRPLYGVGDPFAMDADDQLKKKRDVERLSRLEEVEKNHIETRKRKFFAEVLDTVRDFQLQIQASLKRRKQRNDGIQAWHGRQRQRATRAEKLRFQALKSDDQEAYMRMVKESKNERLTTLLEETNKLLVNLGAAVQRQKDNKHLDGIEPLEESEADLPESDASKNGVSKESPLDEEIDSDHNGDSRDLLEGQRQYNSAIHSIQEKITEQPSILQGGELRQYQIEGLQWMISLFNNNLNGILADEMGLGKTIQTISLIAHLLEYKGVTGPHLIVAPKAVLPNWMSEFSTWVPSITTVLYDGRLEERKAMKEELSGEGKFNVLITHYDLIMRDKAFLKKIHWRYLIVDEGHRLKNHESALARTLDSGYHIQRRLLLTGTPIQNNLQELWSLLNFLLPNIFNSVQNFEDWFNAPFADRVDVSLTDEEQLLIIRRLHQVIRPFILRRKKDEVEKCLPEKSQVILKCDMSAWQKVYYQQVTDVGRVGLDNGSGKSKSLQNLTMQLRKCCNHPYLFVGDYDMYKRKEIVRASGKFELLDRLLPKLRRAGHRVLLFSQMTRLMDVLEIYLRLHDFKYLRLDGSTKTEERGTLLKKFNAPDSPYFMFLLSTRAGGLGLNLQTADTVIIFDSDWNPQMDQQAEDRAHRIGQKKEVRVFVLVSVGSIEEVILERAKQKMGIDAKVIQAGLFNTTSTAQDRREMLEEIMRRGSRALGNDVPSEREINRLAARSDEEFWLFEKMDEERRQEENYRSRLMEEHELPDWVYSPLNKDDKAKEFNASVTGKRKRKEVVYADTLSDLQWMKAVENGEDMARLSGRGKRRDRVSSDSIAQASDNAVAEESLLYRAESASMASERTSEEDSFHVTPASKRFKPEGTNFQRHAYEDVRGSGLNQHLLSWNTHRKKRSNFPGPGSSSDSRGQSSNGKANWN; encoded by the exons ATGATGAGATTGCGCCGTCCACTGTATGGTGTTGGAGATCCATTTGCCATGGATGCTGATGATCAGTTAAAAAAGAAACGGGATGTTGAG AGACtgtcaagattagaagaggtgGAGAAAAACCATATAGAAACtagaaaaaggaaattttttgCAGAAGTACTTGATACTGTCCGTGATTTCCAATTACAAATTCAAGCTTCTTTGAAGCGGAGAAAACAGAGGAATGATGGCATCCAG GCATGGCATGGAAGGCAAAGACAACGAGCAACCCGAGCAGAGAAATTGAGATTCCAAGCCTTGAAGTCTGACGATCAAGAAGCTTACATGAGAATGGTGAAAGAGAGTAAGAATGAAAGATTAACTACGCTTCTTGAAGAAACAAATAAACTACTTGTAAATTTAGGAGCAGCTGTTCAACGTCAAAAGGACAACAAACATTTAGATGGTATTGAACCCTTGGAAGAGTCCGAAGCTGATTTGCCTGAGTCAGATGCTTCAAAGAATGGGGTTTCTAAGGAATCACCTCTAGATGAAGAGATAGATTCTGATCATAATGGTGATTCTAGAGATTTACTTGAAGGTCAGCGGCAATACAATTCTGCCATACACTCGATTCAGGAAAAA ATCACTGAGCAACCGTCTATACTTCAAGGTGGGGAATTAAGACAATACCAGATAGAGGGGCTCCAATGGATGATTTCTTTGTTTAATAACAACTTAAATGGAATTTTGGCTGATGAAATGGGACTTGGGAAGACAATACAAACAATTTCGCTTATAGCACATCTTCTGGAATACAAGGGTGTAACTGGTCCACACTTGATTGTTGCTCCAAAGGCTGTTCTGCCAAATTGGATGAGTGAATTCTCAACATGGGTTCCTAG CATTACTACTGTTCTTTACGATGGAAGGCTGGAAGAAAGGAAAGCAATGAAGGAAGAATTGTCAGGAGAGGGGAAATTTAATGTTCTTATAACACACTATGATCTTATAATGAGAGATAAAGCATTTCTCAAGAAAATTCATTGGCGCTACTTGATTGTGGATGAAGGGCACCGATTGAAGAATCATGAGTCTGCTCTAGCAAGAACCTTGGACTCTGG CTATCACATTCAACGAAGACTTCTTTTGACTGGTACCCCAATTCAGAACAATTTGCAGGAATTGTGGTCCCTGCTTAATTTTCTCCTTCCTAACATTTTCAACTCAGTTCAGAATTTCGAGGACTGGTTTAATGCTCCCTTTGCAGACCGAGTTGATGTCTCTTTAACAGATGAAGAACAGCTATTGATCATCCGGCGTCTGCATCAA GTGATAAGGCCCTTCATCTTAAGAAGGAAAAAGGACGAGGTAGAAAAATGTCTTCCTGAGAAATCTCAGGTCATACTCAAATGTGATATGTCCGCCTGGCAGAAAGTATATTATCAACAAGTTACTGATGTAGGCAGAGTTGGCTTAGACAATG GTTCTGGAAAATCAAAAAGTCTACAGAACTTAACAATGCAACTCAGAAAGTGTTGCAACCATCCCTACCTCTTTGTGGGAGATTATGATATGTATAAACGTAAGGAGATTGTCAGAGCATCGGGTAAGTTTGAACTTCTAGACCGTTTGCTACCAAAACTTCGCAGAGCTGGACACAGAGTCCTCCTTTTCTCACAAATGACTCGACTCATGGACGTTCTTGAAATTTATTTGCGACTTCATGATTTCAAGTATCTTAGACTTGATGGCTCAACAAAAACAGAGGAAAGAGGCACTCTGCTAAAGAAATTCAATGCTCCTGACTCCCCATACTTTATGTTTCTCTTGAGCACCCGTGCGGGGGGTCTTGGTTTGAACTTGCAAACAGCAGATACTGTTATAATTTTTGACAGTGATTGGAACCCGCAAATGGATCAACAAGCAGAGGACCGAGCACATCGCATTGGACAAAAGAAGGAAGTTAGGGTTTTTGTCTTGGTTAGTGTGGGATCAATAGAAGAGGTGATTTTAGAGCGTGCAAAACAAAAGATGGGCATTGATGCCAAAGTCATTCAGGCAGGACTTTTCAACACTACTTCAACAG CCCAGGACAGGAGAGAAATGTTAGAGGAGATTATGCGTAGAGGTTCAAGGGCGCTTGGGAATGATGTGCCCAGTGAGAGAGAAATTAACCGGCTTGCTGCTCGATCAGATGAGGAATTTTGGCTGTTTGAGAAAATGGATGAAGAGAGAAGGCAAGAGGAAAATTACAGATCTCGTCTGATGGAAGAGCATGAATTGCCAGATTGGGTGTATTCTCCACTTAATAAGGATGATAAGGCCAAAGAGTTCAACGCTAGTGTTACTGGAAAGCGGAAAAGGAAAGAAGTGGTATATGCAGACACATTGAGTGATCTACAATGGATGAAGGCTGTGGAGAATGGGGAAGACATGGCAAGGCTTTCAGGTAGAGGGAAAAGAAGAGACCGCGTCTCATCTGACAGCATTGCACAAGCCAGTGATAATGCGGTGGCGGAAGAAAGTTTACTATATAGAGCTGAAAGTGCTTCCATGGCAAGCGAAAGAACAAGTGAAGAAGATAGTTTCCATGTGACCCCTGCCTCAAAGAGATTCAAGCCTGAAGGAACAAATTTCCAGAGACATGCGTACGAGGATGTCAGAGGAAGTGGTTTAAACCAGCATCTGTTATCCTGGAATACTCACAGGAAGAAGAGATCAAACTTTCCTGGGCCGGGTTCATCATCCGATTCTAGAGGGCAAAGTTCAAACGGAAAAGCAAACTGGAACTGA